The Thermosynechococcus sp. genome has a segment encoding these proteins:
- the secD gene encoding protein translocase subunit SecD translates to MGKYRGWLIAILVLLMAATWVIVRTPARLGLDLRGGAQLTLQVQTTDKVPQITPQVLAAVQGVVQRRIDGLGVTEAVVQTAGDDKLLVQLPGVTDPQQAERILKGTAQLLFAVQKPGTEAQLQIERQLQSQLLLEQAQLLAQQAEKAKDPEALKEIAAKLEKNRESLEKSQQAIASLFRPSDLTGAMLKEAFASPVAPGSPNWSVIVRFDNQGAELFAQLTKEIAGTGRSLGIFLDDRLISAPTVSVEYAATGIVGGSAEISGGFTAQTANDLAIQLQGGALPVPLEVVENRTVGASLGQDSIRDSLYAGLAGLVLVLVFMVAYYRLPGLIADIALLLYAIFTYAAFLLFGVTLTLPGIAGFILSIGMAVDANVLIFERTREELRSGKTLYRSVESGFDRAFASILDSNVTTLIACAALFAFGTGFVRGFAVTLAIGIGISMFTALTCSRTFLFYAISIPSLRRPHWFCPKLESVR, encoded by the coding sequence ATGGGCAAGTATCGGGGCTGGTTGATTGCCATTTTAGTGTTACTGATGGCTGCCACCTGGGTCATTGTGCGCACGCCGGCGCGGCTGGGCTTAGATCTGCGGGGGGGTGCCCAACTGACGTTGCAGGTGCAAACCACAGACAAGGTGCCGCAAATTACGCCCCAAGTGCTGGCAGCGGTGCAAGGGGTGGTGCAACGGCGGATTGATGGCCTTGGTGTCACCGAAGCAGTAGTACAAACCGCCGGGGACGACAAGCTCTTGGTGCAATTGCCGGGGGTGACGGATCCGCAGCAGGCGGAGCGCATTCTCAAGGGGACGGCGCAACTGCTCTTTGCTGTGCAAAAACCGGGCACAGAGGCACAACTGCAAATTGAGCGGCAACTTCAGTCGCAACTGCTCTTGGAACAGGCTCAACTCTTGGCGCAGCAGGCTGAAAAGGCTAAGGATCCAGAAGCCCTCAAGGAGATTGCAGCAAAGCTAGAAAAAAATCGGGAATCCCTTGAAAAAAGCCAGCAAGCGATCGCTAGCCTCTTTAGGCCCTCCGATTTGACGGGGGCAATGCTCAAGGAAGCCTTTGCCAGTCCTGTCGCCCCTGGCTCCCCCAACTGGAGTGTGATTGTCCGCTTTGACAACCAGGGGGCTGAACTTTTTGCCCAACTGACGAAGGAGATTGCTGGTACAGGGCGCAGCCTTGGGATTTTTCTCGACGATCGCCTGATCAGTGCCCCAACGGTCTCTGTAGAATATGCCGCAACGGGAATTGTCGGGGGCAGTGCGGAGATTTCCGGTGGTTTTACCGCCCAGACTGCCAATGATTTAGCAATTCAGTTGCAGGGGGGAGCGCTGCCGGTTCCCCTAGAGGTGGTGGAAAACCGCACGGTGGGGGCTTCCCTGGGGCAAGATAGCATTCGCGATAGCCTCTATGCCGGCTTGGCGGGCTTGGTGTTGGTGCTAGTCTTTATGGTGGCCTACTACCGCCTGCCGGGACTCATTGCCGATATTGCCCTGCTTCTATATGCCATCTTTACCTATGCGGCCTTTCTGCTGTTTGGGGTGACGCTCACCCTGCCGGGGATTGCGGGCTTTATTCTCAGTATTGGTATGGCAGTGGATGCCAATGTCCTGATTTTTGAGCGCACTCGCGAGGAGTTACGCTCAGGGAAAACCCTCTACCGTTCCGTTGAATCGGGATTCGATCGCGCCTTTGCCAGTATTCTTGATAGCAATGTCACCACCTTGATTGCCTGTGCTGCCCTCTTTGCCTTCGGGACAGGGTTTGTCCGCGGCTTTGCCGTTACCCTTGCCATTGGGATTGGCATTAGTATGTTTACGGCTCTCACCTGTAGTCGCACGTTCCTGTTCTATGCCATTAGCATTCCCAGTCTGCGTAGGCCCCATTGGTTCTGTCCAAAACTGGAGAGCGTTCGATGA
- the secF gene encoding protein translocase subunit SecF encodes MSFSVNRWRSLWWGLSLVVILSGLVAMAISWVSLGSPLRLGLDFIGGTRLQFELACSATKNCSQPIDIDVVRQVLNQQGLGNSSLQIVGEYGVSIRTVPLSVDQRTRLSDALRQKIGDFDPQKTQIETVGPTLGNEILRSGLLALLVSFIGITIYLTLRFQFDYAFFALVALVHDVLVSAGIFAILGLVAGVEIDSLFIVALLTIIGFSVNDTVVIYDRVRETLKLNPELGIQEVVDQAVVQTLGRSINTTLTTLLPLMTILLFGGDTLRYFALALLIGFTTGAYSSIFIASTLLAWWRDRQPPRPATNTLETTPTP; translated from the coding sequence ATGAGCTTTAGTGTCAATCGCTGGCGATCGCTCTGGTGGGGTCTATCTTTGGTGGTCATTCTCAGTGGGCTTGTGGCCATGGCCATCTCTTGGGTGTCCCTGGGCAGTCCCCTGCGGTTAGGCTTAGATTTTATTGGCGGGACGCGGTTGCAATTTGAGCTGGCCTGTAGCGCCACCAAGAACTGTTCGCAGCCCATTGATATTGATGTGGTGCGTCAAGTGCTCAACCAGCAGGGATTGGGCAACAGCAGCCTGCAAATTGTGGGTGAGTATGGGGTGAGTATTCGCACAGTGCCCCTTTCTGTGGATCAGCGCACCCGCCTCAGTGATGCCCTCAGGCAAAAAATCGGTGACTTTGACCCCCAGAAAACGCAAATTGAGACCGTTGGCCCTACCCTTGGCAACGAAATCCTGCGATCGGGACTGCTGGCACTGTTGGTGTCGTTTATTGGCATTACGATTTATTTGACGCTGCGCTTCCAGTTTGACTATGCCTTTTTTGCCCTGGTCGCCCTTGTCCACGATGTATTGGTGAGCGCGGGAATTTTTGCCATTTTAGGACTTGTGGCAGGGGTAGAAATTGACAGCCTCTTCATTGTGGCGCTGCTCACGATCATTGGTTTTTCGGTGAACGATACAGTGGTCATCTACGATCGCGTGCGGGAAACACTGAAGCTCAACCCAGAGCTTGGAATTCAAGAGGTGGTGGATCAGGCCGTGGTGCAAACCCTTGGCCGCTCCATCAATACCACCCTGACAACGTTGCTGCCCCTGATGACAATCCTTCTCTTTGGGGGCGATACACTGCGCTACTTTGCCTTGGCCTTGCTGATTGGCTTCACAACAGGGGCTTATTCAAGTATTTTCATTGCCAGTACCCTCCTTGCCTGGTGGCGCGATCGCCAGCCGCCTCGTCCCGCTACGAATACCCTGGAGACAACACCTACGCCCTAA
- the clpS gene encoding ATP-dependent Clp protease adapter ClpS yields the protein MSVQTIEKPATVRKLAPRYRVLLHNDNVNSMEYVVEVLLKTVPSLTQPQAVDIMMEAHLTGVALVITCALEHAEFYCEGLKMAGLTSTIEPTE from the coding sequence ATGTCAGTGCAAACTATTGAAAAACCAGCAACCGTTCGCAAGTTGGCTCCCCGTTATCGGGTGCTCCTTCACAATGACAACGTCAACTCTATGGAGTATGTGGTGGAGGTATTGCTGAAGACGGTGCCAAGCCTCACCCAACCCCAGGCCGTGGATATTATGATGGAGGCACACCTGACGGGGGTTGCCCTGGTGATTACCTGTGCCCTTGAGCACGCTGAGTTTTACTGTGAAGGCCTGAAAATGGCAGGCCTAACGAGTACCATTGAGCCGACTGAGTAA
- a CDS encoding 16S rRNA (cytosine(967)-C(5))-methyltransferase, which produces MELRARRLALDALDRAAKGAYADVALHQVLQRYAPDGSDRTLVTELVYGTIRQQRTLDTLIQGFCRQLPPLPVQLVLRLGLYQLRYLDRIPTHAAVHSSVELVKEIGLGGFAKLVNGVLRRYTRSTLDPLDALIADLPLISQLGCRYSFPDELITSWLERLPLQECTALCQWFNQPPRLDLRLNPLRTTADQLIADFETAGYGLQPIPPLPQGLVLSHCGQSMQALPGYAAGHWSVQDRAAQWVSHLLDPQPGEVVIDACAAPGGKTTHIAELMGDQGRVIACDRSPTRLRKLAQNRDRLGLKSIEIHTLDSATAENFAAVGDRVLLDVPCSGTGTLHRHADARWRPLKTRLAELLPLQAQLLATVCQWVKPHGLLVYATCSLEPAENEAQIQQFLAHHPQWHIEPPPPNFPLKAAPEGWITVWPQRDDMDGFFMVRLRRDS; this is translated from the coding sequence GTGGAACTAAGGGCGCGGCGGCTTGCCCTCGATGCCCTAGACCGGGCAGCCAAGGGAGCCTATGCCGATGTGGCACTGCATCAGGTCTTGCAGCGGTATGCCCCCGATGGGAGCGATCGCACCCTAGTAACTGAACTGGTCTATGGAACTATTCGCCAACAGCGCACCTTAGATACCCTGATTCAGGGGTTTTGTCGCCAACTGCCGCCCCTCCCTGTCCAGTTAGTCTTGCGTTTAGGCCTCTATCAACTGCGGTACCTAGATCGCATTCCTACCCATGCCGCCGTCCACAGCAGCGTTGAACTGGTCAAAGAGATTGGCTTAGGCGGCTTTGCCAAACTGGTCAATGGGGTCTTGCGCCGTTACACCCGTTCAACCCTGGATCCCCTTGACGCCCTGATTGCTGATCTACCGTTGATCTCACAACTGGGCTGTCGCTACAGCTTTCCCGACGAATTGATTACCTCTTGGTTAGAACGTTTGCCTCTTCAGGAGTGTACTGCCCTCTGTCAGTGGTTCAATCAGCCGCCCCGCCTCGATCTACGCCTCAATCCACTGCGAACAACAGCTGATCAACTAATCGCTGATTTTGAAACAGCAGGCTATGGGCTGCAACCAATTCCCCCCCTGCCCCAAGGACTGGTTCTATCCCACTGTGGGCAATCCATGCAGGCACTCCCCGGCTATGCCGCGGGTCACTGGTCGGTTCAGGATCGGGCAGCACAATGGGTAAGCCATCTGTTAGATCCCCAGCCTGGGGAGGTGGTTATTGATGCCTGTGCAGCACCCGGGGGGAAAACCACCCACATTGCTGAGTTAATGGGAGATCAAGGCCGTGTCATTGCCTGCGATCGCTCCCCCACTCGCCTGCGGAAGTTAGCGCAAAATCGCGATCGCCTCGGCCTCAAAAGCATTGAAATCCACACCCTAGATAGTGCGACGGCAGAGAATTTTGCAGCAGTGGGCGATCGTGTCCTTTTAGACGTACCCTGTTCGGGAACAGGAACGCTGCACCGCCATGCCGATGCCCGCTGGCGACCCCTGAAGACGCGATTAGCTGAACTCTTGCCCCTGCAAGCCCAACTTTTGGCCACCGTCTGCCAGTGGGTGAAACCCCACGGCTTACTCGTGTATGCCACCTGTAGCTTGGAACCGGCAGAAAATGAGGCCCAGATTCAGCAGTTTCTGGCCCACCATCCCCAGTGGCACATTGAACCGCCACCCCCAAACTTTCCCCTCAAAGCAGCGCCCGAAGGTTGGATCACCGTGTGGCCGCAACGGGATGATATGGATGGCTTTTTTATGGTGCGGTTGCGACGCGATAGCTAA
- the bioD gene encoding dethiobiotin synthase, with the protein MKISQHCQSLLITGVDTGVGKTMITRALWSYAHRYRPQERWGILKPMQSGTAVEIGDGDYYCQTLPLEQTPREVCPLSFGAPLAPPMAAQLENRRIDLAPIWQTYQQLQERFDYLLVEGIGGLGSPITWEWTVADLAAAWKLPIILVATVRLGAIAQIVANIALARQYQLAIRGLILNCVTPCSDAEIEQWTPPVFLSHFTQVPVLGVLPYGQQSNEQLAEMVAEWPLDLLWR; encoded by the coding sequence TTGAAAATTTCACAGCATTGCCAGTCTTTACTCATTACCGGTGTCGATACTGGTGTGGGCAAAACAATGATCACACGAGCCCTGTGGTCTTACGCCCATCGCTATCGTCCCCAAGAACGCTGGGGCATTCTCAAGCCCATGCAAAGTGGAACAGCGGTTGAGATTGGGGATGGGGATTACTACTGTCAAACCCTACCTCTAGAACAAACGCCCAGGGAGGTGTGCCCTCTGAGTTTTGGAGCCCCCCTTGCGCCTCCCATGGCAGCCCAATTGGAAAATCGCAGGATTGATTTAGCCCCCATCTGGCAGACTTACCAGCAGCTTCAGGAGCGGTTTGATTATCTTTTAGTTGAAGGAATCGGGGGCCTAGGCTCGCCCATTACTTGGGAGTGGACAGTGGCGGATTTGGCAGCCGCTTGGAAGTTGCCCATTATTTTAGTGGCAACGGTACGCCTGGGGGCGATCGCCCAAATTGTGGCCAATATTGCCCTTGCCCGGCAATATCAGTTGGCCATTCGCGGTCTGATTCTCAACTGTGTCACCCCCTGTAGTGATGCCGAGATTGAGCAGTGGACTCCGCCAGTATTTCTCAGCCATTTTACCCAAGTGCCGGTGTTGGGGGTACTGCCCTATGGTCAACAGTCCAATGAACAGTTGGCGGAAATGGTAGCTGAATGGCCCCTGGATCTGCTTTGGCGCTGA
- the lysS gene encoding lysine--tRNA ligase codes for MADVGATGAEIRATRIEKAKTLQAQGMNPYAYRWERTHTAAVLQEKYAHLAAGEAVGDRVSVAGRIMARRIFGKLAFFTLQDDSGTIQLYLDRQTISQGMGDAAFADLKHLTDVGDILGAVGTLKRTEKGELSVVVESYTMLTKSLLPLPDKWHGLTDVEKRYRQRYVDLIVNPQVRDTFRKRALITAAIRRYLDAQGFIEIETPVLQAQAGGAEARPFITYHNTLEMQLYLRIATELHLKRLIVGGFEKVYELGRIFRNEGISTKHNPEFTSIEVYQAYADYNDMMTLTEAIITTAAMEVLGTLKITYQGETIDLTPPWRRVTMHDAVWAATGIDFRQFSDLAAAKTAAQKAGVKDLAACDTIGRVLNEVFEQTVEPTLIQPTFVLDYPVEISPLAKPHRSQPGLVERFELFIVGREHANSFSELTDPLDQRQRLEEQARRKAAGDLEAHSVDEDFLTALEHGMPPTGGLGIGIDRLVMLLTDSPSIRDVIAFPLLRPESAGGQV; via the coding sequence ATGGCCGACGTGGGGGCAACGGGAGCCGAAATTCGGGCAACACGGATTGAGAAAGCAAAAACATTGCAAGCACAGGGAATGAACCCCTATGCCTATCGTTGGGAGCGCACCCATACTGCGGCAGTTCTGCAAGAAAAATATGCCCACTTGGCCGCTGGCGAAGCGGTGGGCGATCGCGTGAGTGTGGCCGGCCGCATTATGGCGCGGCGCATCTTTGGCAAGCTAGCTTTTTTTACGCTACAGGATGACAGCGGTACGATTCAGCTTTACCTCGATAGGCAAACCATTAGCCAAGGCATGGGGGACGCCGCCTTTGCCGATTTGAAGCACCTTACCGATGTCGGTGATATCCTTGGCGCTGTAGGCACCCTCAAGCGCACTGAGAAGGGCGAACTCTCGGTTGTGGTGGAATCCTACACCATGCTGACAAAATCATTGTTGCCCCTACCGGATAAATGGCACGGCCTCACGGATGTGGAAAAGCGCTATCGTCAGCGCTATGTGGATCTCATCGTCAATCCCCAAGTCCGTGACACATTCCGCAAGCGAGCACTGATTACTGCTGCCATTCGCCGCTACCTCGATGCCCAGGGCTTTATTGAGATTGAAACACCTGTTCTCCAGGCGCAAGCCGGGGGGGCCGAGGCACGTCCTTTTATTACCTACCACAACACGTTGGAGATGCAGCTTTATCTGCGCATTGCCACCGAACTGCACCTGAAGCGCCTCATTGTCGGTGGGTTTGAGAAGGTCTATGAACTGGGGCGCATCTTTCGCAATGAGGGCATCTCCACCAAGCACAACCCTGAATTTACCTCCATTGAGGTCTATCAGGCCTATGCGGACTATAACGATATGATGACGCTCACCGAGGCGATCATCACCACAGCAGCGATGGAGGTGTTGGGCACACTCAAGATCACCTATCAAGGAGAAACAATTGATCTGACGCCCCCATGGCGACGGGTGACGATGCACGACGCGGTGTGGGCAGCCACTGGGATTGATTTTCGCCAATTCAGCGATCTAGCAGCGGCTAAAACCGCGGCCCAAAAGGCAGGGGTAAAAGACTTAGCAGCCTGCGACACCATAGGCCGCGTGCTCAACGAAGTCTTTGAGCAAACCGTTGAACCTACATTGATTCAGCCCACGTTCGTTCTCGACTACCCTGTGGAGATTTCTCCCTTGGCCAAGCCCCACCGCAGTCAACCGGGACTGGTGGAGCGATTTGAATTATTTATCGTCGGCCGCGAGCATGCCAATAGTTTTTCGGAGTTAACGGATCCGTTGGATCAACGGCAACGCTTGGAGGAACAAGCACGACGCAAGGCGGCTGGGGATTTGGAAGCCCATAGTGTTGATGAAGATTTTCTCACCGCCTTGGAACATGGAATGCCGCCCACGGGAGGTCTAGGAATTGGCATTGACCGCTTGGTAATGCTGCTAACGGACTCGCCAAGTATTCGTGATGTGATTGCTTTCCCGCTGTTACGTCCTGAATCGGCGGGTGGTCAGGTTTGA
- a CDS encoding phosphate ABC transporter permease, which translates to MLIPLTQEKVRQLVPLAATGSQYRYVWGKLQDFLRRLTFSVVAVAVIAFGFNFLGDSTQLILGLVAGLYWLWAPAVLATLRNRRHRQFPYGGFWRGRVLEVYVTEELIGKEETVDARGQLVIIENRERCLNLEIGDKTGFETRVRAKLLRQHRGIRPGDIAEMLVLSRRPDLAEIDLISEVFLPRHRLWIGTYPILQRDAFIDLSETLRRKARSQAPRRSPRRSSL; encoded by the coding sequence GTGCTCATTCCCCTCACCCAAGAAAAAGTTCGGCAATTGGTGCCCTTGGCAGCCACTGGCTCCCAGTATCGCTATGTTTGGGGTAAACTTCAGGACTTTCTACGACGCTTAACCTTCTCCGTGGTGGCGGTGGCCGTTATTGCCTTTGGTTTCAATTTTTTAGGGGATAGCACCCAACTGATTTTAGGTCTGGTGGCGGGTCTCTATTGGCTTTGGGCACCGGCCGTTTTGGCGACCTTGCGGAATCGTCGTCACCGGCAGTTTCCCTATGGGGGCTTTTGGCGCGGGCGCGTTTTGGAGGTCTATGTTACAGAAGAGTTAATTGGCAAGGAGGAAACCGTTGACGCGAGGGGGCAACTCGTGATTATTGAGAACCGTGAACGCTGCTTGAATCTGGAGATTGGCGATAAAACCGGCTTTGAAACCAGAGTCCGTGCCAAGCTGCTGCGGCAACACCGCGGGATTCGCCCCGGCGATATAGCGGAAATGCTAGTTCTTTCCCGGCGTCCTGATCTTGCAGAGATTGACCTGATTTCTGAAGTCTTCCTGCCCCGCCATCGCCTCTGGATTGGCACCTACCCCATTTTGCAGCGGGATGCCTTTATTGATCTATCAGAAACGCTGCGGCGCAAAGCGCGCTCTCAAGCTCCGCGGCGATCGCCCCGACGTTCCAGCCTGTGA
- a CDS encoding glutathione S-transferase family protein — MLKLYGGAKSRASIVRWYLEELGIPYEFVLIDLQAGEQHQPEFLKLNPMGKVPVIVDGDVVLWESGAILLYLAQVHGELPKDAAAAAHVYQWVLFANSTLTQAMFPSETRDRQLPQLLKGIETALMGQSYILGKDFSVADVALGAMLAYLQMLFQVDLSPYPAVADYVARLQQRPAFQKGLMGARA, encoded by the coding sequence ATGCTAAAGCTCTATGGCGGCGCCAAATCCCGCGCCAGTATTGTCCGCTGGTATTTAGAAGAACTGGGCATTCCCTACGAGTTTGTGCTGATAGATCTCCAAGCTGGGGAACAACATCAGCCTGAATTTCTCAAACTCAACCCCATGGGTAAAGTGCCCGTGATTGTGGATGGGGATGTGGTGCTTTGGGAATCGGGGGCGATTTTGCTCTATCTTGCCCAAGTTCACGGTGAATTACCCAAGGATGCGGCCGCCGCTGCCCACGTTTATCAGTGGGTGCTGTTTGCCAACTCTACTCTAACCCAGGCCATGTTTCCTTCCGAAACCCGCGATCGCCAGCTTCCACAACTGCTCAAGGGCATTGAGACGGCTCTGATGGGGCAATCCTACATTCTCGGCAAGGACTTTTCAGTGGCCGATGTTGCCCTAGGGGCAATGCTGGCCTATCTTCAAATGCTCTTTCAGGTGGACTTGAGTCCCTATCCTGCCGTAGCGGATTATGTAGCCCGCTTGCAACAACGGCCTGCCTTTCAGAAGGGTTTAATGGGAGCTAGGGCATGA
- a CDS encoding L-threonylcarbamoyladenylate synthase: MKSLARSLPANPSSFATIHHELQQDQVVILPMATVYSLVANGTSPRAIAQLRHLKHFGTEQPLAILTRGDRAAEVAELSKDAKTMVEHFPYPVTMIVKGKPHLDPQIMQGFDCVYLACPDQFIYDLVGTLPFFLVAATAKVGTELIVNFEDAQKYYGEQVPLIVDGGRCRYGRRGTLVDFTLELPTIMNFGPVSVDDLRPLLPNIILPSHLMK, from the coding sequence ATGAAGTCCTTGGCGCGATCGCTCCCGGCCAATCCCAGCAGTTTTGCAACCATTCACCATGAGCTGCAACAGGATCAGGTGGTCATTTTGCCAATGGCAACCGTCTATAGCTTGGTGGCCAATGGCACCAGTCCAAGGGCGATCGCCCAGCTGCGCCATCTCAAGCACTTTGGTACAGAGCAACCCCTCGCCATTCTCACCCGGGGCGATCGGGCAGCTGAAGTGGCAGAACTCTCCAAAGATGCGAAAACAATGGTGGAGCATTTTCCCTATCCCGTAACGATGATTGTCAAGGGGAAGCCCCACTTGGATCCGCAAATCATGCAGGGGTTTGACTGTGTCTATCTCGCTTGTCCTGATCAGTTCATTTACGATCTCGTGGGGACTTTGCCCTTCTTTCTGGTGGCGGCAACAGCAAAAGTGGGCACAGAGCTCATTGTCAACTTTGAAGATGCCCAAAAATACTATGGTGAGCAGGTGCCCCTCATTGTAGACGGGGGTCGCTGTCGCTATGGCCGGCGAGGCACACTGGTGGACTTCACACTCGAATTGCCAACGATCATGAACTTTGGCCCTGTCTCTGTGGATGACTTGCGACCTCTGCTGCCCAATATTATTTTGCCGTCACATTTAATGAAGTGA
- a CDS encoding DUF3531 family protein translates to MNVIFREVNPFDVWIWVEFAAPPSSVEQQYLEEVFNSWFFLGKLGGFNAENLQVQETGLDLSHLEYDRAQAESSLMAVMHNMGEFEYNDRWARCWFDLGTSDALALDVLINALHQFSEDYVPLKTLVIGGDNPEWPIATSEQRERIAQSAWN, encoded by the coding sequence ATGAATGTCATCTTCCGTGAAGTGAATCCCTTTGATGTATGGATTTGGGTGGAATTTGCGGCACCCCCTTCGTCCGTGGAGCAGCAGTACCTGGAGGAAGTCTTTAACTCCTGGTTTTTCCTAGGGAAACTGGGGGGATTCAATGCTGAGAATCTCCAAGTCCAGGAAACGGGTTTAGACCTCAGTCACCTAGAGTACGATCGCGCCCAAGCCGAGAGTTCGCTGATGGCGGTGATGCACAATATGGGCGAGTTTGAGTACAACGATCGCTGGGCTCGTTGCTGGTTTGATTTGGGCACCAGTGACGCCTTGGCCCTGGATGTCTTAATCAATGCCCTCCATCAATTTAGTGAGGACTATGTCCCCTTAAAAACCCTCGTGATTGGTGGTGACAACCCCGAATGGCCGATCGCCACCAGTGAACAGCGGGAAAGGATTGCACAATCGGCGTGGAACTAA
- a CDS encoding alpha-ketoacid dehydrogenase subunit beta, translating into MAETLMFNALRAAIDEEMERDPTVFVLGEDVGHYGGSYKVTKDLYKKYGELRLLDTPIAENSFTGMAIGAAMTGLRPIVEGMNMGFLLLAFNQIANNAGMLRYTSGGNFKIPIVIRGPGGVGRQLGAEHSQRLEAYFQAVPGLKIVACSTPYNAKGLLKSAIRDPNPVLFFEHVLLYNLKEDLPEEEYLLPLDKAEVVRPGEDVTILTYSRMRHHVLQAVKTLEKEGYDPEVIDLISLKPLDFETIGASIRKTHRVVIVEECMKTGGIGAELSASIMERYFDELDAPVIRLSSKDVPTPYNGTLENLTIVQPPQIVAAVQKLVQGQV; encoded by the coding sequence ATGGCTGAGACCCTCATGTTTAACGCCCTTCGTGCTGCCATTGATGAAGAAATGGAGCGGGATCCCACGGTCTTTGTGCTGGGGGAAGATGTGGGACATTATGGCGGCTCCTACAAAGTCACCAAAGACCTCTACAAAAAGTATGGTGAACTGCGCCTATTGGATACCCCCATTGCCGAAAATAGCTTTACTGGCATGGCCATTGGGGCAGCCATGACTGGCTTGCGTCCCATTGTCGAGGGCATGAACATGGGCTTTTTGCTCTTGGCCTTCAATCAAATTGCCAACAATGCTGGCATGCTGCGCTACACCTCTGGCGGCAACTTCAAAATTCCGATTGTTATCCGTGGTCCCGGTGGCGTTGGGCGACAACTGGGGGCAGAGCACTCCCAACGGCTCGAAGCCTACTTTCAAGCGGTGCCGGGATTAAAAATTGTTGCCTGCTCGACTCCCTACAACGCCAAAGGCTTGCTCAAGTCGGCGATTCGCGATCCCAATCCGGTGCTGTTCTTTGAGCATGTGCTCCTGTACAACCTCAAGGAGGATCTCCCGGAGGAAGAATATCTCCTACCGCTTGATAAAGCGGAAGTTGTTCGCCCTGGCGAAGATGTGACCATCTTGACCTACTCGCGGATGCGTCACCATGTTCTGCAAGCGGTGAAAACCCTTGAAAAAGAGGGCTACGACCCCGAAGTGATTGACCTGATTTCCCTCAAGCCCTTGGACTTTGAGACAATTGGTGCCTCGATTCGCAAAACCCATCGCGTGGTGATTGTCGAAGAGTGCATGAAGACAGGGGGGATTGGGGCCGAACTCTCAGCTTCGATTATGGAACGCTACTTTGATGAACTGGATGCGCCGGTCATTCGCCTTTCTTCCAAAGATGTCCCTACCCCCTACAATGGCACCCTAGAGAATCTGACGATTGTGCAACCGCCTCAAATTGTAGCGGCAGTGCAAAAGCTGGTGCAGGGACAGGTTTAG
- a CDS encoding CPBP family intramembrane glutamic endopeptidase, with product MSRLSKPLFSQFWRQMIRRPFWLRIFSFALTLLLLWLPFGLGIYFLWGEGGAASFVNMGLLYLIFILLLRVWGQRVHHQRSPLVFYGLKGGWNFGRDALLGWLAGVFLVGLLFVIEGLLGWVSWQGLPDRFGLVLLDGVLTGVAVGFAEELLFRGWLLQELELEYQPWFALLLNGLIFAALHYLHPLEVILATWPQFFGLALLGWILSLSKWVFGGRLGFPMGLHGGLVWAYFGVNAGKLVTYTGVAPEWLTGINGNPIAGLMGVGILILVALGLSYRVATAP from the coding sequence TTGAGCCGACTGAGTAAGCCACTGTTTTCCCAGTTTTGGCGGCAAATGATCCGCCGCCCCTTTTGGCTTCGCATCTTTAGTTTTGCCCTGACCCTGCTGCTGCTGTGGCTGCCCTTTGGCCTAGGCATCTATTTTCTGTGGGGAGAAGGGGGAGCAGCCAGCTTTGTCAATATGGGGCTGTTGTATCTCATTTTTATCCTCTTGCTGCGAGTCTGGGGGCAGCGGGTACACCACCAGCGATCGCCCCTCGTGTTTTATGGCCTGAAGGGCGGTTGGAACTTTGGGCGGGATGCTCTGCTGGGGTGGCTAGCGGGTGTGTTTTTGGTTGGCCTGCTATTTGTCATTGAGGGGCTTTTGGGTTGGGTGAGCTGGCAGGGGCTGCCGGATCGCTTTGGTCTGGTCCTGCTGGATGGCGTCCTAACCGGTGTTGCTGTGGGCTTTGCTGAGGAATTGTTGTTCCGGGGCTGGCTGTTGCAGGAGCTAGAGCTGGAGTACCAACCGTGGTTTGCTCTCTTGCTCAATGGCCTGATTTTTGCGGCGTTGCACTATCTGCATCCCTTAGAGGTGATTTTAGCCACATGGCCGCAGTTTTTTGGCTTAGCACTGTTGGGTTGGATTCTCAGTTTGAGTAAATGGGTCTTTGGTGGCCGTTTAGGCTTTCCCATGGGACTTCACGGTGGCTTAGTCTGGGCTTATTTTGGTGTCAATGCGGGAAAATTGGTGACCTACACCGGTGTGGCACCAGAGTGGCTAACGGGCATTAACGGTAACCCGATCGCCGGCCTGATGGGGGTAGGTATTTTAATTCTGGTGGCTTTGGGGCTTAGCTATCGCGTCGCAACCGCACCATAA